A part of Geothrix oryzae genomic DNA contains:
- a CDS encoding NAD(P)-dependent oxidoreductase gives MQILIADAFDAKLPERLSPFGQVSSDMAALGQAHVLLVRSKTKVNADLLAQAPSLKLVIRGGVGMDNVDKKLCAEKGIRAVNTPRASSVAVAEMAMAFMVAIPARLIEAHTSMKEGKFLKSELKRTELFKKTLGLIGAGNIATEVAKRAQAFGMEVIAFDPFLKEHPLARMVSLDELAAKADVVSLHTPLTDDTKGMINAAFLAKMKDGAILINTGRGKCVVEADLAAALQSGKLRAYGTDVWPSDPPPADCPLLTAPNVFMAPHLGASSKENLGRIGDEVVQILQDFKA, from the coding sequence ATGCAGATCCTCATCGCCGACGCCTTTGACGCCAAGCTCCCCGAGCGCCTGTCCCCCTTCGGGCAGGTCAGTTCCGACATGGCCGCCCTGGGGCAGGCCCATGTCCTGCTCGTCCGTTCCAAGACCAAGGTGAACGCCGACCTTCTCGCCCAGGCCCCCAGCCTCAAGCTCGTCATCCGCGGCGGCGTGGGCATGGACAATGTGGACAAGAAACTCTGCGCCGAGAAGGGCATCCGGGCCGTCAACACCCCGAGGGCCAGCAGCGTGGCCGTGGCAGAGATGGCCATGGCCTTCATGGTGGCCATCCCTGCCCGCCTGATCGAGGCCCACACCTCCATGAAGGAGGGCAAGTTCCTCAAGAGCGAGCTGAAGCGCACCGAGCTCTTCAAGAAGACGCTGGGCCTCATCGGCGCCGGAAACATCGCCACCGAGGTCGCCAAGCGCGCCCAGGCCTTCGGCATGGAGGTGATCGCCTTTGATCCCTTCCTCAAGGAGCACCCCCTCGCCCGCATGGTGAGCCTGGACGAGCTGGCCGCCAAGGCCGATGTCGTCAGCCTGCACACGCCCCTGACCGATGACACCAAGGGCATGATCAACGCCGCCTTCCTCGCCAAGATGAAGGATGGCGCCATCCTCATCAACACCGGCCGCGGCAAGTGCGTGGTCGAGGCCGACCTCGCCGCCGCCCTGCAGAGCGGGAAGCTCCGCGCCTACGGCACCGATGTGTGGCCCAGCGACCCGCCGCCCGCGGACTGCCCCCTGCTCACCGCCCCCAATGTCTTCATGGCCCCGCACCTGGGCGCCAGCTCCAAGGAGAACCTCGGCCGCATCGGCGACGAGGTGGTTCAGATTCTTCAGGATTTCAAAGCGTAA
- a CDS encoding DUF1015 domain-containing protein, translating into MSQLKPFRAHRPRPELAAQVAAVPYDVVNTQEAAELAKGNPHSFLHVGRPEIDLPAGIDIHADEVYAKGVANLRGLIENGTLFQENTPCLYVYQQRMGDHVQAGLVGLCSVAEYENGTIKRHEFTRKDKEDDRTRHVTEQGANAEPVFLTYKAVPYIDHIVNDIRKQPPVYDVVTPDGIGHTVWVVSGETVVYELVNLFNGVPALYIADGHHRTAAAIRYAQARRAAAGASATGDEPFESFMAVVFPHDQLKIMDYNRVVKDLNGLSQDAFLAQVKDKFEVAVSAHRAPQAPTTFGMYLGGTWYELKAKPGSFPAADPVRGLDVSILQENLLNPILGIDDPRTNTRIDFVGGIRGMDELERRVKEGCAVAFSVYPTSLTQLMSVADAGEVMPPKSTWFEPKLRSGLLVRMYEG; encoded by the coding sequence ATGTCCCAGCTGAAGCCGTTCCGCGCCCACCGCCCCCGGCCTGAACTCGCCGCCCAGGTGGCCGCCGTACCCTACGATGTGGTGAACACGCAGGAGGCCGCCGAGCTGGCCAAGGGCAACCCCCACTCCTTCCTCCATGTGGGCCGCCCCGAGATCGACCTGCCCGCGGGCATCGACATCCATGCCGACGAGGTCTACGCCAAGGGCGTGGCCAACCTCCGCGGCCTGATCGAGAACGGCACCCTGTTCCAGGAGAACACGCCCTGCCTCTATGTCTATCAGCAGCGCATGGGCGACCATGTCCAGGCGGGCCTGGTGGGCCTCTGCTCCGTGGCGGAGTACGAGAACGGCACCATCAAGCGTCACGAGTTCACGCGCAAGGACAAGGAGGATGACCGCACCCGCCATGTCACCGAGCAGGGCGCCAACGCCGAGCCCGTGTTCCTCACCTACAAGGCTGTGCCCTACATTGATCACATCGTCAACGACATCCGGAAGCAGCCGCCGGTCTACGATGTGGTCACGCCCGACGGCATCGGCCACACCGTGTGGGTCGTCTCCGGCGAGACCGTGGTCTACGAGCTGGTGAACCTCTTCAACGGCGTGCCCGCCCTCTACATCGCCGACGGCCACCACCGCACCGCCGCGGCCATCCGCTACGCCCAGGCCCGCCGGGCCGCCGCGGGCGCCAGCGCCACCGGGGACGAGCCCTTCGAGAGCTTCATGGCCGTGGTCTTCCCCCACGACCAGCTCAAGATCATGGACTACAACCGCGTGGTGAAGGATCTGAACGGCCTGAGCCAGGACGCCTTCCTCGCCCAGGTGAAGGACAAGTTCGAGGTGGCCGTCTCCGCCCACCGCGCCCCCCAGGCCCCCACCACCTTCGGGATGTACCTGGGCGGCACCTGGTACGAGCTGAAGGCCAAGCCCGGCAGCTTCCCCGCCGCCGACCCCGTCCGCGGCCTCGATGTGAGCATCCTCCAGGAGAACCTGCTCAACCCGATCCTCGGCATCGACGATCCCCGCACCAACACCCGCATCGACTTCGTGGGCGGCATCCGCGGCATGGACGAGCTGGAGCGCCGCGTGAAGGAAGGCTGCGCCGTGGCTTTCTCCGTGTATCCGACCTCGCTCACCCAGCTCATGAGCGTCGCCGATGCCGGCGAAGTCATGCCCCCCAAGTCCACCTGGTTCGAACCCAAGCTGCGCTCCGGACTGCTGGTCCGGATGTACGAAGGTTAA
- a CDS encoding metallopeptidase family protein has protein sequence MHMSDLRFRRLVDEALALVPAEFRPYLAGVPVVIEDWAPDALLDDLGVPEDETLYGLYSGRALTEGRAESGELPPRITIYRGPLLEDCRDEDELRDEIATTVIHEIAHHFGISEERLEELGWG, from the coding sequence ATGCACATGTCCGACCTGAGGTTCCGCAGGCTGGTGGACGAGGCGCTGGCGCTCGTGCCGGCGGAGTTCCGCCCCTACCTGGCGGGCGTCCCGGTGGTCATCGAGGACTGGGCGCCGGACGCCCTGCTGGATGACCTGGGTGTGCCGGAGGACGAGACGCTCTATGGCCTCTATTCGGGTCGGGCGCTGACGGAGGGGCGGGCGGAATCCGGCGAGCTGCCGCCCCGCATCACCATCTACCGCGGGCCGCTGCTGGAGGATTGCCGGGACGAGGACGAGCTGCGGGATGAGATCGCCACCACGGTCATCCATGAGATCGCCCACCACTTCGGCATCAGCGAGGAACGGCTGGAGGAGCTGGGCTGGGGGTGA
- a CDS encoding acyltransferase, translated as MFNRLWSTLKGAWASVVLAVNAMGIFSGMIPVALVKLALPFGAVRRGADRLLNGLAEGWIAVNGWWMALVQRTRWEVTGLEGLRRKGWYLVSSNHQSWVDILVLQKVFHRKVPFLKFFLKRQLLFVPVMGLAWWALDFPFMRRRSGSRSQDLATARKACEKFRQIPTSVMNFLEGSRFSRAKHDQQQSPYRHLLKPKVGGLATALSAMGERFDALLDVTIVYPEGVPSFWDLLSGQVKRVVVRVRELKIPTDLLTGDYEGDPVFRARLQAWVQELWAEKDARIEEIVLQGQSAQA; from the coding sequence ATGTTCAACCGCCTGTGGTCCACCCTCAAAGGCGCCTGGGCCAGCGTGGTGCTGGCGGTCAACGCGATGGGCATCTTCTCGGGGATGATCCCCGTGGCCCTGGTGAAGCTGGCGCTGCCCTTTGGCGCCGTACGGCGCGGGGCGGACCGCCTGCTCAACGGCCTGGCCGAGGGCTGGATCGCCGTGAACGGCTGGTGGATGGCCCTGGTGCAGCGCACCCGCTGGGAGGTGACGGGCCTGGAGGGCCTGCGCCGGAAGGGCTGGTATCTGGTGAGCAGCAACCATCAGAGCTGGGTGGACATCCTGGTGCTGCAGAAGGTCTTCCACCGGAAGGTGCCGTTCCTGAAGTTCTTCCTCAAGCGGCAGCTGCTCTTCGTGCCGGTGATGGGCCTGGCCTGGTGGGCCCTGGATTTCCCCTTCATGCGGCGGCGCAGCGGCAGCCGGTCCCAGGATCTGGCCACGGCCCGCAAGGCCTGCGAGAAGTTCCGCCAGATCCCCACCTCGGTGATGAACTTCCTGGAAGGCAGCCGCTTCAGCCGGGCCAAGCACGACCAGCAGCAATCGCCCTACCGGCATCTGCTGAAGCCCAAGGTGGGCGGGCTCGCCACGGCCCTCAGCGCCATGGGCGAGCGCTTCGACGCCCTGCTCGATGTCACCATCGTCTATCCCGAGGGCGTGCCCAGCTTCTGGGACCTGCTGTCGGGCCAGGTGAAGCGGGTGGTGGTGCGGGTGCGGGAGCTGAAGATCCCGACGGATCTGCTGACCGGCGACTACGAGGGCGATCCCGTCTTCCGCGCGCGCCTGCAGGCCTGGGTGCAGGAGCTGTGGGCGGAGAAGGACGCGCGCATCGAGGAGATCGTGCTGCAGGGGCAGTCGGCCCAGGCCTGA
- a CDS encoding response regulator, whose protein sequence is MNLPARPRPLPQPELPAKTLLVVEDDRATLSLYRAGLKGLQGFRILMAQNGAQALDVLRQEAVNVLVTDLNMPVMDGFNLIAKVSRFYPQVPVIVMTGLDATQHLNTPLQLGAVRILTKPPRLTILMDAIRAAAQFEPAGMIRGISLNSILQLLNWEQKSCTLTVKSGAGMGLLYLKRGELIHAAFQDQESLPAAYEILCWDRPDIEFVETCRVERTIDLPLTELLMNAALITDQRRPASDEV, encoded by the coding sequence ATGAACCTGCCTGCCCGCCCCCGCCCCCTGCCCCAGCCCGAGCTCCCCGCCAAGACGCTGCTGGTGGTGGAGGATGACCGCGCCACCCTGAGCCTCTACCGCGCCGGCCTGAAGGGCCTCCAGGGCTTCCGGATCCTCATGGCCCAGAACGGGGCCCAGGCCCTGGATGTGCTGCGCCAGGAAGCGGTGAATGTGCTGGTCACGGATCTGAACATGCCGGTGATGGACGGCTTCAACCTCATCGCCAAGGTGAGCCGCTTCTACCCCCAGGTGCCCGTCATCGTCATGACCGGCCTGGATGCGACCCAGCACCTGAACACCCCCCTGCAGCTCGGAGCCGTCCGCATCCTCACCAAGCCCCCGCGCCTCACCATCCTCATGGACGCCATCCGCGCCGCGGCCCAGTTCGAGCCCGCGGGCATGATCCGGGGCATCAGCCTCAACAGCATCCTCCAGCTCCTCAACTGGGAGCAGAAGTCCTGCACCCTCACCGTGAAGTCCGGGGCAGGCATGGGGCTGCTCTACCTCAAGCGGGGCGAGCTCATCCACGCCGCCTTCCAGGACCAGGAGAGCCTCCCCGCCGCCTACGAGATCCTGTGCTGGGACCGCCCGGACATCGAATTCGTGGAGACCTGCCGGGTGGAGCGGACCATCGACCTCCCCCTGACCGAGCTCCTGATGAACGCCGCCCTGATCACCGACCAGCGGAGACCCGCGTCCGACGAGGTCTGA
- a CDS encoding glycoside hydrolase family 113, with protein MTRRILVLLALLGLPLTLLLVHRTQRKALVPQPRGMVLGLYAGVPDYDYAEELDRIAATGATCVSLQAIYRMDTGHSTEIRRHPTSSPTEESLRRTFRQAKVRGLRMMFFPTINLRDEADNADWWRGNIQPSDWDLWWRNYADFNLRLAALAQEGGVEWYSLGTEMASTHPFPDQWRRLAAEVRTVFKGKLVYSVNFDSHDSFTFGDCLDVIGINTYDPIAKYDDYPSADQIRDAWWWVVYKARTLTARFQRPVMITEVGYPSVAHAHVGPWDFRTDKPLDLALQDHLLKGAFGVLRHWSDGDAVFYYLYGENLNQKPIGGPEDRTYAVWGKPAEATLRKYFHEPIWEGHIPPKAENIHEAVVQTLVSWHRKLRDYEDAELPPWVVDWEARHPRDAAEAQAALAKEPAPARKIPKGEAR; from the coding sequence ATGACCCGCCGCATCCTCGTCCTCCTGGCCCTCCTGGGCCTCCCCCTTACCCTGCTGCTCGTGCACCGCACGCAGCGGAAGGCCCTGGTACCCCAGCCGCGGGGCATGGTGCTGGGGCTCTACGCCGGCGTGCCGGACTACGACTACGCCGAGGAACTCGACCGCATCGCCGCCACCGGCGCCACCTGCGTGAGCCTTCAGGCCATCTACCGCATGGACACGGGCCACAGCACCGAGATCCGCCGCCACCCCACCTCCAGCCCCACGGAAGAGAGCCTGCGCCGCACCTTCCGGCAGGCCAAGGTCCGCGGCCTGCGCATGATGTTCTTCCCCACCATCAACCTGCGGGACGAGGCCGACAACGCCGACTGGTGGCGGGGCAACATCCAGCCCTCGGACTGGGACCTGTGGTGGCGGAACTACGCGGACTTCAACCTGCGTCTGGCCGCCCTCGCCCAGGAAGGCGGCGTGGAGTGGTATTCGCTGGGCACGGAGATGGCCTCCACCCACCCCTTCCCCGACCAGTGGCGGCGCCTGGCCGCCGAGGTGCGCACGGTCTTCAAGGGCAAGCTGGTCTACAGCGTGAACTTCGACAGCCATGACAGCTTCACCTTCGGCGACTGCCTCGATGTCATCGGCATCAACACCTACGACCCCATCGCCAAGTACGACGACTACCCCAGCGCCGACCAGATCCGCGACGCCTGGTGGTGGGTCGTCTACAAGGCCCGCACCCTCACGGCGCGGTTCCAGCGCCCCGTCATGATCACCGAAGTGGGCTACCCCAGCGTGGCCCACGCCCATGTGGGGCCCTGGGACTTCCGCACGGACAAGCCCCTGGACCTGGCCCTCCAGGACCACCTCCTGAAGGGCGCCTTCGGCGTGCTGCGCCACTGGAGCGACGGGGACGCGGTGTTCTACTACCTCTACGGCGAAAACCTGAACCAGAAGCCCATCGGCGGCCCGGAAGACCGCACTTACGCCGTGTGGGGCAAGCCCGCGGAGGCCACCCTGCGGAAGTACTTCCACGAGCCCATCTGGGAGGGGCACATCCCCCCCAAGGCCGAGAACATCCACGAGGCCGTGGTGCAGACCCTCGTGAGCTGGCACCGGAAGCTCCGCGACTACGAGGACGCCGAGCTGCCCCCCTGGGTGGTGGACTGGGAGGCCCGGCACCCCCGGGACGCCGCCGAGGCCCAGGCCGCCCTGGCGAAGGAGCCCGCCCCGGCGCGCAAAATTCCCAAGGGCGAAGCCCGCTGA
- the serC gene encoding 3-phosphoserine/phosphohydroxythreonine transaminase: MTHRVINFYAGPAGLPLPALERAQEELLDFAGTGMSVMEVSHRSKEYDAVHEEAIALTKELMGLPSNYKVLLLQGGAHLSFGMIPLNLLRNDKKADYIVTGNWAEKATKEAKLVAGDRVRVAASTKEQKFSRLPHADEIKVGPDSAFVHFTSNNTVEGTQWHEFPKVGHVPYICDMSSDFMWRPFDVSPFGLIYGGAQKNLGPSGVTLTIIREDFLEMCEAQDLPSYLRYKIHAEKNSLYNTPPTFGIYILRNVLAYNKSIGGLKAIEASNKKKAELLYGCVDKHSGFYKGFVTEKAHRSVMNVDFFLPTPELDDQFVKEAKKAGMVGLKGYRDIGGIRVSTYNAVTVDHVKTLVDFMEQFVKTNG, translated from the coding sequence ATGACCCATCGCGTGATCAACTTCTACGCTGGCCCGGCGGGCCTGCCGCTGCCCGCCCTCGAGCGTGCCCAGGAAGAGCTGCTGGACTTCGCCGGCACGGGCATGTCCGTCATGGAGGTCAGCCACCGCTCGAAGGAGTACGATGCGGTGCACGAGGAGGCCATCGCCCTCACCAAGGAGCTGATGGGCCTGCCCTCCAACTACAAGGTGCTGCTGCTCCAGGGCGGCGCCCACCTCAGCTTCGGCATGATCCCGCTGAACCTGCTCCGCAACGACAAGAAGGCCGACTACATCGTCACCGGCAACTGGGCGGAGAAGGCCACCAAGGAGGCCAAGCTCGTGGCCGGCGACCGCGTGCGCGTGGCCGCCAGCACCAAGGAGCAGAAGTTCAGCCGCCTGCCCCACGCCGACGAGATCAAGGTGGGCCCGGACAGCGCCTTCGTGCACTTCACCTCCAACAACACGGTGGAAGGCACCCAGTGGCACGAGTTCCCCAAGGTCGGCCATGTGCCCTACATCTGCGACATGAGCTCGGATTTCATGTGGCGTCCCTTTGATGTGAGCCCCTTCGGCCTCATCTACGGCGGCGCCCAGAAGAACCTCGGCCCCAGCGGCGTGACCCTCACCATCATCCGCGAGGACTTCCTCGAGATGTGCGAGGCCCAGGACCTGCCCAGCTACCTGCGCTACAAGATCCACGCCGAGAAGAACTCGCTCTACAACACCCCGCCGACTTTCGGCATCTACATCCTGCGGAATGTCCTGGCCTACAACAAGAGCATCGGCGGCCTGAAGGCCATCGAGGCCAGCAACAAGAAGAAGGCCGAGCTGCTCTACGGCTGTGTCGACAAGCACAGCGGCTTCTACAAGGGCTTCGTCACCGAGAAGGCCCACCGTAGCGTCATGAATGTGGACTTCTTCCTGCCCACCCCCGAGCTGGACGACCAGTTCGTGAAGGAGGCCAAGAAGGCCGGCATGGTGGGCCTCAAGGGCTACCGCGACATCGGCGGCATCCGCGTCAGCACCTACAACGCCGTCACCGTGGATCATGTGAAGACCCTCGTGGACTTCATGGAACAGTTCGTCAAGACGAACGGGTAG
- a CDS encoding integron integrase, with translation MVEGNRQTGEGRTVGVGTAPRFLDRLRESLRVRHYSLRTEDAYLDWVRRFILFHGKRHPKDMGAPEVQAFLSHLAVDRRVSPSTQNQAKAALLFLYRHLLEVDLPWLGEVVQARRQPRLPVVLTPGEVRAVLDQMEGGMALVAQVLYGTGMRLMEGLRLRVKDVEFERREIVVRDGKGGKDRVTMLPDRLTAPLRAHLERVRALHDRDLAEGFGEVGLPDALAEKVRTAPRAWGWQWVFPSAQRSVDPRSGLVRRHHLHPESVQKAVRLAARAAELVKPVTPHVLRHSFATHLLAAGHDIRTVQELLGHKDVATTMIYTHVLNRGGRGVASPLDGL, from the coding sequence ATGGTTGAGGGGAATAGGCAGACCGGCGAAGGGCGGACCGTGGGGGTTGGGACCGCGCCCCGGTTCCTGGATCGGTTGCGGGAAAGCCTGCGCGTCCGGCACTACAGCCTGCGGACCGAGGACGCGTACCTGGACTGGGTGCGGCGGTTCATCCTCTTCCATGGCAAGCGGCATCCGAAGGACATGGGGGCCCCGGAGGTCCAGGCTTTCCTGAGCCACCTGGCGGTGGACCGGCGGGTATCGCCGTCGACGCAGAACCAGGCCAAGGCGGCCCTGCTCTTCCTCTACCGCCACCTGCTGGAGGTGGACTTGCCGTGGCTGGGCGAGGTGGTCCAGGCCCGGCGGCAGCCGCGCCTGCCGGTGGTACTCACGCCGGGGGAGGTGCGGGCGGTGCTCGATCAGATGGAAGGCGGCATGGCCCTGGTGGCGCAGGTGCTGTACGGCACGGGCATGCGGCTGATGGAGGGGCTGCGCCTCCGGGTGAAGGATGTGGAGTTCGAACGCCGGGAAATCGTGGTGAGGGACGGAAAGGGGGGCAAGGACCGGGTCACCATGCTGCCGGATCGCCTGACGGCGCCCCTCCGCGCGCATCTGGAGCGGGTACGCGCCCTCCATGACCGGGATCTGGCGGAGGGCTTCGGCGAGGTCGGGCTGCCGGACGCGCTGGCGGAAAAGGTCAGGACCGCCCCCCGGGCCTGGGGCTGGCAGTGGGTCTTCCCCTCGGCGCAGCGTTCGGTGGATCCCCGCTCCGGCCTGGTCCGCCGCCATCACCTCCATCCCGAGAGCGTGCAGAAGGCCGTGCGGCTGGCGGCCCGGGCCGCGGAGCTGGTCAAGCCCGTCACGCCCCATGTGTTGCGCCACAGCTTCGCCACCCACCTGCTCGCCGCGGGCCATGACATCCGCACCGTGCAGGAGCTGCTGGGCCACAAGGATGTGGCCACCACGATGATCTACACCCATGTGCTGAACCGCGGCGGGCGCGGCGTGGCAAGCCCGCTGGATGGGTTGTAA